In Pelagicoccus sp. SDUM812003, the sequence CAAAACGCATACACGGAAGTGTCCCTCCTGCCGATCGATTCGCGCCTCGATCCGATCGCCCGGCCTCGCTGCCTCCAGCGAGTTCTGGACAAGATTGCTCGCGATGAGCAAAACGATGTTTCCTCGATAGCTGCTGATCGTATCCGCGGCACCGGATTGGCAGACAAAGCTCAGCGAACGAGCGACCGCCGCTTCGCCCATGCGTCGCTCCAGCTCCCCAGCGATCTCATCTAGACTGATCTCGTATCCAGTCTCTGAATTCACATCCTGCAAAAGAGCTACCACCTCCTGAACCATGCGTTGCATCCGTCGCGCGGCCTCTTGCGCCCCACGCCACTCCTCGTCGCCAAGATCTCCCGAAGCGCTCGGCCCCGCCTGCATCACCTGCTGAAGACCCGCTAGCGGATTCTTCAGACCATGCATCAAATGAGCGGCGACCGGTCCTAGAGCCGAGGTGCGGGCCAGCGAGGCAAGCTCCGCATTCGCTTTTTCCAGACGACGGGACTGCGCCATGATGCTCCGATTCGCTTTGGAAAGACGCCACCAAGCAGCGCCAAACAGCCCCGCGATGAGCAGACCTCCGATCCCCACCGCAACGCCTGCCTGCCTCCGCAATCGTCGATCGAGCAAAGCGAACGACGCCTCGATCTCCGCTCCGTCCAAAAGATAGCGAACAACCCCGAGCGATTGCCCCATTCGGCTGGATGCCAAAGGAAGGTAAAGCTCGAGAACGGCAAAGCGATCGAAGGCATCGGTCCCGCCGCGCACGAACTGGCCAAACGGCGTCTGTTCATGGTACTCGGACAGCGCCTCTCCAGCGAGCACGGTTTGCCAACGCGATGCTTCCAGCCCACGAGCCTCGACCTCGTCGGATGAGGTTCTTGCCAATTCCCCGTCCGGGGAATAAAGCTGCACCGCGAAAACGCCTTTAGCGGTCGCGGTCTCGATCAAGATCTCCCACAACTCGGTATCGCTGAGACCTTCGAACTCAAAGATGAAACCACGCTCGAACTCCGCTTGATCGATCTGATTCTGTATCAGCAGCGCCAATACCTGCGCATCGCGAGACTTTATCTGATCTCGAATATCCCGCCTCAGACTCCAGGTAACGCCTGCCACGACAAAAGCGAACACCAGCAGCAAGGCGAGGAGCGATCCGGTTCCGACCGCCCACGCCCCTTTTCCTTTCGAGTCAAAACGCCTTTGCATCAGCTACTTTTTCCATTCGTCACTTTGTTCCTGCTAGAGCCCTTGAAAGAGGCTGACTCCTAGCATCACGCTTTCTCCCCGATATGACAACCCATTCGCATTGGAGTCCTTATCGTCGCCAGACCCTCTAAGGAAGAGGCGAGCTTTCGGAGACAGGCGCCGCGACAAGTCGAAACTCCAGCGAAACGAATCGTCCTTTCGCGTATCGTCCTGACCGAGAACCGCCGGGCGACGATCATAGTCCACCTCGCCCAATCGAGCCTCTACCGACAGCTCCCAGGCTCCGAAGTGGAAAACCGCCTTCTGCCGCAGCGACCATTCGCCCCGACCGTAAAACGACCCTTCGGTTTCGCTCTCATCACGAAACAAGAGCTGAGTCTTGCCACCCCGCCAGAATCCCTGCTCACGGCTATGCTCCCACTGCAGGCCCCACTCTCTTAGATCCAGGTCCAACGCTCGATCAAGCCTCTCCCCTCGAGCCGATCGCGACAAGCGCTGCTCGTAGTTTTCCCGTTCCATGGACGCTGCGATCTTGAAGGTTCCAAAACGTCCTGCGTCGAGTTTGTAGAACGCTTCCGAGCCCAAGGTATCGTACGCTTCGCCCGGAATGTCGTAGTCCGCTCGCGAATACCGGGTTTGAATTCCCGCGAGTCCATTCGACATCAGGCTCCGTTCCAAGCTGACGACGAGCCCGGGTTCGCGAAAGCGGATACGAGCCGCGTCGATCTCAAACTCCTGAGCTGAGCGGTCGTATGCTTGCACCGTATGCACCGCCTCCATGCCGGTGGACAGTTTCCACCGATCGCCCAAGCGACGACCTACCGAAGCTTGTGCCAGAAACAGGTTTTCCGTATCAAGTCCATCGATACCGTCAAACCAGCGAATCTCCCCATAGACCATGATGGTGGTCTCCAATCGGTGGCCCAAAGCCGGCTTGAACGCCAGGTAGTCGAACTCCGTCTCCAGAAAAGCCGCGTCCACGCCGCCCGTCTCCTCAAGCAGCACATTGTTTTTCCAACCAAATCCAGCCGCGAGCGACGCTTCCTGCGTCCAGTCAACCATCGACTGAATCATTTCCTCGAGTTCAGCCAGCTCGGCGAGCTCCTCCTCGACCCCAAGCTCCGCCTCGTCTTCAGCAAATATCAAATCGCTGAGCCAGTCGAGATCGTCAACTGGCTCCGGATCCTCCTGAGCGAAGCTGGATACTGAAGCCAGAGCGAGGCTTAAAAGCGTTTTCCGGAAGGATGGCATTCCGACGTGTCCCCGGGGGACTTCTATTTGATGGCGCGAGGGGTTGACATTTTCGAAACGGTCAGGGCGCGGGCGGGAATTCACCCACCCGCGCCATTCATTCGCAATGACTAGAAATCAAGCCACAGGTCCTCAACCTTCAGGACGACGGTCGCCATCCTGGTCATCCCGAAGATCCTGGATCGCCTGACGGCGGCGTTCCTTGATATCATCATGAACATCCTTCAACTCGTCGATAAGCGCTCGACGATACTCCTCGCGTTCCTCACGGGTCATTCCCTTCATTTCCTCGCGAGCCTCCTGCTTGCGGGCCCGTACCTGCTGGCGCAAGGCGTGAATATCGTTTCTGAGCTCGCGCATCGCATCGGACATGGGGCCTCTCTCCAGCTCGACGCGATCCCGCCGATTGTCTCGAATCAGCTCCCGTAGCGAGCTCGCCAGCTCCTTGCGTTGAGCGATCAATTCGGCGTTTTCCTCTTCGAATTGCTCCTTGGCCGACGCGATCTCCTCCCGCGTGGCGTCCTCTCCCAGTTCATCCCGTATGGCCCGCCACTGCTCCGCAAGAGACTGCTTCAGCTCGCGGTACTCCTCCAGAAGAGCCTGCCCCTCCTCGCCAAGGTTTTCCCCGTCGAAACGCTCGCGAAAGTCCGCCCGAAGCTCAGTCACGACCGAGTACCTCAGCTCCTTCGCCGTCTCGATCTCGTCGGCGTAATCCGACATGAAGGCGTCTCGAGCCGCCTTCCATGCCTGGTTGCCCGCTCCAATGTCCGGACGATAGTCGGCTTCCCAGGCATCGGAAATCGCCTGCAAGGTGTCGCGCAGCGCCACCACGTCCTGCTGCAGCCCTTCCGGCAGCGTGTCCAGATTTGCCAAGGCTCGCGCCAGCAGCTGATCATTGGGGCGCATGATGGGGTTGAGGGGGCGGTCACGGTTCAAGGCGTATCCAGTTTCCGGATCTGATCCGTCACCGGATTGAGCAAGGACCGAGCTCGTCAGGATGCCCGCAGACAACGCCATCAGGCCCGCGAGGGATTTTATTCTTATTTTCATGATACTTCTCCAATTGTTCGGTTTTTCAGCTGGCGACTGAATCCCAACTTGCAGGGCGTGCGCCACGTTCCGCCAATCAATCCCAAGTCCCTTTCCTTCAGTTTTTTATATTCTTTCCAAAGAATTGTACCGACCGGTTCTAGGGCTGAATCCGGGCATTATTTCCCATTTTTCGACACGAATTTGGCAGACATCCGGGGACTATTTCCCGCCGAGGCCGGAGCCTCGCGGGCGATTGGGAAGCACTACCCACTCCCCCCTTGAGCAACCCTACAGACCAAGTGCCGACAAGCGGCAACGGCCCGTAGACCCAGCGGCCTATCAGTTTCCCTGTATCTAATATTTGATTACTTAATACCCGCCTTTCCCGTTGATTCGCCTCAGGCATCCCCTGATATCAGGCTCAGGTCTCATCCAACTCTTCATCCAACTTGAGCTCCCTCGCCTGTCGTAGCGCTGGGCCGCCTCATTCCAGAATCCAACTCCAACTCTAGCCTAAATGAGCGTTACTCTAGCCATTCTTAGACGCTTTCCGAGCGTCGCTTTCCTAGCCGTCCTATCAGTCGGTCTGGCAACGCCTCCGGTCTTGGCGCAGCAATCTGGCGTGCTGCGCGAGGTATGGACCAATCTCAGCGGTTCGGACATCGATCACCTCCTCGAAAGCCCCAACTACCCCTCTTCTCCAACGATCAGGGATGTTCTGCCTGGCTTCTCAGCGCCACCCAACTTTGCGGACAGCTACGGGACGCGCCTTCGGGCCTACCTGACGCCGAGCGTGAGCGGCGACTACCATTTCTGGATCGCTGGCGACGATCGCTGCGCCCTGTATTTCGGAGAAGAGGGAACAGCTAGCAGCGCTGAACTCGTCGCCTACGTTCCGGGGCACACCGGCGCGAGCGAGTGGGAAAAGTATCAGGAGCAGCGTTCCGGCCCCCTTCCGCTCATCGCCGGCCGGACCTACTACCTCGAAGCGCTTCATAAGGAGGGCAGCGGCGGAGACCGTGTCTCGGTTCACTGGGAACGCATCAACGGCTTCGAACGAAGCCCCATTCCCAGCGCCATGCTTGCTCCCTACGAACAGGCACCCGATTTCGATCCAGAACGAACACTGTATCTGGAAGCTGGAGACGATCGGGAAATCTATCTCCCTCGCGAAAGCGTACAACTCGATGGCAGCCTATTCGCCAAGGGACTCTCATCCGAAGAGGCGTCGATCGCGTGGACGCAGATCGAGGGGAGTTCCGTAGATATCCAAGACGCGAATACGCTGGCTCCTACCATTAGCTCCACTTCGCCCGGCAGCGTGACCTTGCAGCTTTCCGTATCAGCGAACGGAGAAACGCGAACGGACCAGCTAACCGTGACCACACATCAAGCGTTGGCGACGGGAACTGGGACGTTTACCCAGGAAATCTGGCTCGGCATTGGCGGCGGCCAGATTGAAGACCTCGTCGACTCGAATGACTATCCAACCCGACCGCACTTGATTCGCGAGACCGATACGCTCACTGGCCCTCGCCACTGGGGCGATCTCTACGGCGTGCGCACAAGAGGCAGAATCACGCCTCCGAAAACCGGAGACTACACCTTCTACGTCATGGGCGACGACGCGACCGCTCTTTTCATCAGCTCCGACCGCACCGAAGAAAACGTGGAGCTAGTGGCGTTCACTCCAGAACGCACTTCGGAAAACACCTGGACCCAATTCCCCGAACAGGCATCCGCCCCTATTCGCCTCGAAAAAGGCAAGCAATACTACCTGGAGCTTCTTTATGTCGACAAATGGGGTGGCGACTACCACGGAGCGGCCTGGAGCATCGACGGAGGCCCGATCCAGCTCCTTGCTGGCGAGTTCTTCATTTCCGAATCGATCGAACAAACGGATACGCCACCGTTTGAGGACGCAGGCAGCTTTGCTGTGGAAGCGGGCCCGAACCAATCGCTCTACCTTCCGGACAGTGAAACGAAGCTCAATGGGGCGGCCCATCGCATCAGCCAATCTCCTGAGATTGAATCCGTGGAGTGGATACAAGTTTCAGGGCCTAGCGCCATCCTAAGCAGTCCGAATTCCAACGAGACCGCTGTCACGCTCTCCACTCCTGGCGAATACGTATTCGAATTCTCGGGTACCATGGCTGAAGAAACGGCCCGCGATCGCGTCACGGTTTCCTTAAACGCGCCCCTTTCCGAAAATACCGGAAAATTCACCCGTGAAGTATGGCTCGATCTAAAAGGATCCTCAGTTGACGACCTGCTGACTTCGCCACGGTATCCAGATCATCCCGACATCGTAGACCAGCTGACGAGCTTGACCGGCCCCAAGAACTGGGAAGACCGCTTTGGCGTTCGGGCGAGCGGCTACCTGATCCCAACTCGCACGGGTCCTTACACTTTCTACCTGTCGGCTGACGAGTCCGCGACGCTCAAGCTCTCTCCGGACAACTCGCGGGAAAACGCCGTTCAGATCGCCTCTTCATCACGCCGCAACGAAGGCGACTACCGAGACGAAAACCAGATCTCGGACCCCATACAACTCGTGGCCAATCAGCGCTACTACATCGAGGTCCTGCACAAGGAGGAGTGGGGAAACGACCATTTCCAAGTCGAGTGGAGCTTTGGCGAAGAGAACGCTCCGACGCCCGTCGGAGGCGGTCAGATTGAACCCTTCGAGCCAAACCGGGAAACGTTTGATCCAGATCTGGCGGAGTACGCCTACGCGGGCCGAGATCGGCACTACTACTTGCCCACCTCTCAAATCGAGCTGCAAGGAGAGATTCTCGTCGTGGGCGAGAGAGACTACTATCATACCGCAGAATGGACCTACATCGGCGACATTCCCGGCGTGGAACTGATCGATCCGAAGGGCGTTTCGGCCAAGGCGAATCTGCCCGGAGCCGGCTCTTACTCGTTCCGCCTCACCTTGCGGACCGAAAGCGGCATCCACTACGATGACGTATCCATTATCATACTACCTCCACTTAGCGAGGAAACCGGAGGTCTTCTCCGCTCCGTCTGGCTCAACGTGGACGGCTCAAGCGTCAGCGAGATGATGATGGATGGCACGCTACTCGACCCGCCGAGCTTCGAGGACATCCTTCCGAAATCCGAGACGCCCGTCGACTGGACTGACGCGTACGCGACTCGCCTCTTGGGCTACATCCATCCGCCCGCCAGCGGAGACTATCAGTTCTGGATCGCGGCGGACGATATGGCCCAGCTTCGCATCAGCTCTAGCGAGGACCCTGAAGCGAGCGTGCTCGTGGCTGAACTGATGCGATCGGTCGGTCACCGTCAGTGGGATCGCTACGAGGAACAGGCCAGCGCCCCCATTCCACTGGAGGCGGGCAAGAGATACTTCGTCGAAGCCCTGCAAAAGGAGTCTCGCTACAGCGACAACCTTTCCATCGCGTGGAGCGGGCCTGGTCTCAACCAGCGAGAGGTGATCACCGCTGGCTACCTCTCGCCCGCCTACGAGGCCGCGCCCTTTCCCGAGCACATTCTCGTTTTGGCGGGGAATGACCAGACGCTGCGCTGGCCAGAAAATGAGATCGGACTCCTCGCTCGCGTCTACGACCATGTCGAGGGTCCCGAGGCGCTGACCTACTCATGGAGCTCAGATCGCCCTGGCGTCGAGTTCGCGTTTCCTGACGCCGTGTCATCAAGCGCGTCCTTCTCGGGACCAGGGGCGTATACGCTAACGCTTTCCGTCACCGATGGACAGCATACAGCTAGCGACAGCCTGCACGTCACCGTCGAACAGCCGATCTCCGAAACCGCCGGCTCCATCACTCGCGAGGTTTGGCTGGAGACGCCGGGCTACCGAATTGGAGACCTACTGGAGGATCCGCATTTTCCAGACCTTCCCCATATCGTGGATACACTTGAAACATTCGAGATCCCGGTCAATTGGGCTGACGACTACGGAACGCGCGTTCGCGGGTATCTGATTCCTCCGGTCTCCGGAAGCTACGTTTTCTACGCGGCCGCCAATGACAGAGCCCGCGTATCCATCAACACCAGCAGCGAGAGCTTCGCTGGATTGGAGCCGATCATCGATATTCAAGGCCACACCAGTTACCGTCGTTGGGACCAGCGCGAAGATCAGGCGTCAGCTCCGATCCAGTTGGTAGCGGGTCAAGCCTACCCGATCGAGTTGCTTCACAAGGAAGGAAGCAACGAAGACTACGCGTCCCTCGCCTGGAAGCGCCCCGGCTCCTCCGAAATCGAAATCATTTCCGGCGCCTACCTCGCCCCATCCCGACACGCTCCCGCGTTGCAGGAGGGTTTGATCGTGATCGCTCCGGAGGACATCTCTCAGCGCTGGCCGCAAAATATCGTCGACCTGCACGGCATCGCATTCGACACCGAGTTCGGACCCGAGGCCGTGACCACCCGTTGGGAGCAGGAAAGCGGTCCGGGCGAGGTTACCTTCAGCGTTGCCGGAAGCCTGGATACAGATGCCCATTTCTCCGAAGCTGGCGTGTATCAGCTTCGACTCTACGCTACCGACGGAGAGAACGAGGCCTACGACACCTTTAAGGTTACGATAGAAGAACCGCTTTCCTCCAAGGCAGGCGCCGCGACGCGTTCGATCTTCACGAACATCTCAGGCGATCGCGTTATCGACATGGTGAATAGCGAAGCCTTTCCGACCGAACCTGAATCAACCGGCCCCATCAATCAACTGGATACACAGACCGGCGAATCCGATCACTTCGGCACGCTGGTGACCGGCTATCTCCACCCGCCGGCAAGCGGAAGCTACCGTTTTAGCATCACCGGTGATGACTGGGCGGAACTCTGGCTCAGCTCGAGCGACAGCCCTCGAGAGAAAACCCTGATCTGCTTTACTCCACGCTCAACCGATCCCTACGAATGGGACAAGTATCCAGAATACCAGACATCCGCTGAAATCGATTTGGAAGCGGGCAAACGCTACTACCTGGAGATCCGCCACAAGGAGCATAACTGGCGCGACCACTTTTCCGTCGCTTGGCTTCGTCCCGACGAGGAGGAAATGTCTATCATTCAGGGAGCCTACCTCTCTCCGACCGACGAAAGCGACTTGGCGATCATTCCTGAAATCCGCTTAACGGGCGGGCTAGTCACCACTCTAAACGTTGGCGAGGAATACGTCGACGCTGGCTTCAAGGCCATCGACAATTTCGGAAATGACATAAGCGACCGGGTGGTCGTATCCAACTCTGTTGATACAAGCAAAGCAGGCAGCTATTCCGTACGTTTCCAAGTCATCAATCCCGTCACCGGCTTCGCCGAGACAGTAGTGCGTACCGTAAACGTTGTAGTGCCCGAAAGCTTGCCCGCGACGTACCCAGATCCGACAACACGTCCCCCAATGCTGGTGGAATGGGAAGAGCCGGAGAGTCTATCCCCCCAGCAGGCGGCTCGTTTTCTCGAGCAAGCCAGCTTCGGTCCCACCAAGGCCGAGATCGCCCGCGTACAGGATATAGGAATAGAAGCGTGGATTGACGAACAGCTTTCGATCCCGGCCTCCCTGCACGCTGAGTCCATGTTCGCCATCAAGCCAGTTCTCGACGAACTTGGCTACGACGACTACAACAGCGAGCGATTGGCCACTTGGTGGACCCAAGCAATCACCGGCCCTGATCAGCTGCGACAAAGAGTGGCTTTCGCTCTCAGTGAAATCATGGTGGTCTCCGACGGGCACAGTTTCACCCGGGACGGTCGAGCGGTGGCGAACTACTACGATATCCTCGTTCGCAACGCTCTGGGCGACTACGAAACGCTTCTCAAAGAGGTCACGCTCAACCCGATCATGGGCATGTACCTGACCATGCTTAGAAGCGACAAGTCGTCTCCAGATGAAAACTACGCCCGAGAAGTGATGCAGCTCTTCTCCATTGGGCTCGTTATGCTCAACCCCGACGGAT encodes:
- a CDS encoding DUF1800 family protein yields the protein MSVTLAILRRFPSVAFLAVLSVGLATPPVLAQQSGVLREVWTNLSGSDIDHLLESPNYPSSPTIRDVLPGFSAPPNFADSYGTRLRAYLTPSVSGDYHFWIAGDDRCALYFGEEGTASSAELVAYVPGHTGASEWEKYQEQRSGPLPLIAGRTYYLEALHKEGSGGDRVSVHWERINGFERSPIPSAMLAPYEQAPDFDPERTLYLEAGDDREIYLPRESVQLDGSLFAKGLSSEEASIAWTQIEGSSVDIQDANTLAPTISSTSPGSVTLQLSVSANGETRTDQLTVTTHQALATGTGTFTQEIWLGIGGGQIEDLVDSNDYPTRPHLIRETDTLTGPRHWGDLYGVRTRGRITPPKTGDYTFYVMGDDATALFISSDRTEENVELVAFTPERTSENTWTQFPEQASAPIRLEKGKQYYLELLYVDKWGGDYHGAAWSIDGGPIQLLAGEFFISESIEQTDTPPFEDAGSFAVEAGPNQSLYLPDSETKLNGAAHRISQSPEIESVEWIQVSGPSAILSSPNSNETAVTLSTPGEYVFEFSGTMAEETARDRVTVSLNAPLSENTGKFTREVWLDLKGSSVDDLLTSPRYPDHPDIVDQLTSLTGPKNWEDRFGVRASGYLIPTRTGPYTFYLSADESATLKLSPDNSRENAVQIASSSRRNEGDYRDENQISDPIQLVANQRYYIEVLHKEEWGNDHFQVEWSFGEENAPTPVGGGQIEPFEPNRETFDPDLAEYAYAGRDRHYYLPTSQIELQGEILVVGERDYYHTAEWTYIGDIPGVELIDPKGVSAKANLPGAGSYSFRLTLRTESGIHYDDVSIIILPPLSEETGGLLRSVWLNVDGSSVSEMMMDGTLLDPPSFEDILPKSETPVDWTDAYATRLLGYIHPPASGDYQFWIAADDMAQLRISSSEDPEASVLVAELMRSVGHRQWDRYEEQASAPIPLEAGKRYFVEALQKESRYSDNLSIAWSGPGLNQREVITAGYLSPAYEAAPFPEHILVLAGNDQTLRWPENEIGLLARVYDHVEGPEALTYSWSSDRPGVEFAFPDAVSSSASFSGPGAYTLTLSVTDGQHTASDSLHVTVEQPISETAGSITREVWLETPGYRIGDLLEDPHFPDLPHIVDTLETFEIPVNWADDYGTRVRGYLIPPVSGSYVFYAAANDRARVSINTSSESFAGLEPIIDIQGHTSYRRWDQREDQASAPIQLVAGQAYPIELLHKEGSNEDYASLAWKRPGSSEIEIISGAYLAPSRHAPALQEGLIVIAPEDISQRWPQNIVDLHGIAFDTEFGPEAVTTRWEQESGPGEVTFSVAGSLDTDAHFSEAGVYQLRLYATDGENEAYDTFKVTIEEPLSSKAGAATRSIFTNISGDRVIDMVNSEAFPTEPESTGPINQLDTQTGESDHFGTLVTGYLHPPASGSYRFSITGDDWAELWLSSSDSPREKTLICFTPRSTDPYEWDKYPEYQTSAEIDLEAGKRYYLEIRHKEHNWRDHFSVAWLRPDEEEMSIIQGAYLSPTDESDLAIIPEIRLTGGLVTTLNVGEEYVDAGFKAIDNFGNDISDRVVVSNSVDTSKAGSYSVRFQVINPVTGFAETVVRTVNVVVPESLPATYPDPTTRPPMLVEWEEPESLSPQQAARFLEQASFGPTKAEIARVQDIGIEAWIDEQLSIPASLHAESMFAIKPVLDELGYDDYNSERLATWWTQAITGPDQLRQRVAFALSEIMVVSDGHSFTRDGRAVANYYDILVRNALGDYETLLKEVTLNPIMGMYLTMLRSDKSSPDENYAREVMQLFSIGLVMLNPDGSSLRDAYGREIPTYDQRVILELSRAFTGWTYAGSKNFHYTHHGETDLFSPMVAYDEHHDSGRKELMGGFILPEGLSPREDLMRAIAHIADHPNVGPFIARRLIQRLVTSNPSPAYIYRVASVFNDDGSGTRGNLGAVVKAILMDPEAREPDNHASGLFGKAREPIIKLTQLLRAFEAPSSGNSPVLGRYPIDSVSTAFGQSPLQAPSVFNFFDPDYAPPGEIMDQGHLAPEFGIITELTTVDTANFLHRVIDRGTPTWWRYSASIHPNLTTLIANARDSNLILDEIDLLLMAGSMSPETRSIIKTAIDTMEDPEERVESAIKLILSSPEYSIQK
- a CDS encoding HAMP domain-containing sensor histidine kinase — translated: MQRRFDSKGKGAWAVGTGSLLALLLVFAFVVAGVTWSLRRDIRDQIKSRDAQVLALLIQNQIDQAEFERGFIFEFEGLSDTELWEILIETATAKGVFAVQLYSPDGELARTSSDEVEARGLEASRWQTVLAGEALSEYHEQTPFGQFVRGGTDAFDRFAVLELYLPLASSRMGQSLGVVRYLLDGAEIEASFALLDRRLRRQAGVAVGIGGLLIAGLFGAAWWRLSKANRSIMAQSRRLEKANAELASLARTSALGPVAAHLMHGLKNPLAGLQQVMQAGPSASGDLGDEEWRGAQEAARRMQRMVQEVVALLQDVNSETGYEISLDEIAGELERRMGEAAVARSLSFVCQSGAADTISSYRGNIVLLIASNLVQNSLEAARPGDRIEARIDRQEGHFRVCVLDTGPGIPEEMRDRLFSPVPSSKSGGAGIGLSICRQLALHLGGSLELKRSSAEGSCFELRFPVEDEL